The following coding sequences are from one Leptospira mayottensis 200901116 window:
- a CDS encoding metallophosphoesterase — MRKIRFYIIIILLFIGVNCLFIERYWVRFQEYEFKSGKVAKDFDGYKIAVVSDLHYGFLNPEFWIRWVIEEINSRNVDLIVGLGDYVKKRDTDAELLKVWPILKELKAKDGVYFVNGNHDHWANDGLSLELLEKSGRSIRNKNVVIQRKVSRLILAGIGDFLEDRTDIDKALSGTFHKDFRIVLSHNPDASNTKHEEKVDLFLTGHTHGGQVRIPIFDISPILPVEDFNFDVGFKKNKSGEDVFISAGIGWSILPIRFFCPAEVPLIVLRSP, encoded by the coding sequence ATGAGAAAAATACGATTTTATATTATAATAATTTTACTTTTTATCGGAGTCAATTGTCTTTTTATTGAAAGGTATTGGGTCCGATTCCAAGAATACGAATTCAAATCCGGTAAAGTTGCAAAAGATTTCGACGGTTATAAAATTGCAGTCGTTTCCGATCTTCACTACGGTTTTTTAAATCCTGAATTTTGGATTCGATGGGTTATAGAAGAAATCAATTCTCGTAACGTGGATTTAATCGTAGGCTTGGGAGATTATGTAAAAAAGCGGGATACGGATGCGGAACTGTTAAAAGTTTGGCCTATTTTAAAAGAACTCAAGGCAAAGGACGGCGTTTATTTTGTTAACGGAAATCATGATCATTGGGCAAACGACGGACTATCGCTTGAACTTTTAGAAAAAAGTGGTCGATCCATTAGAAATAAAAACGTAGTGATACAACGAAAAGTGTCAAGATTGATCTTGGCGGGAATTGGAGATTTTTTGGAAGATCGGACTGACATCGATAAAGCTTTATCCGGTACCTTTCATAAAGATTTCAGGATTGTGCTGTCTCATAATCCTGACGCATCCAATACAAAGCATGAAGAAAAAGTGGATTTGTTTCTGACTGGACATACTCATGGAGGACAAGTAAGAATCCCAATTTTTGATATTTCACCGATTTTACCTGTAGAGGATTTCAACTTTGACGTCGGATTTAAAAAAAATAAATCCGGCGAAGACGTATTTATTTCCGCGGGTATCGGCTGGTCGATTTTACCGATTCGATTTTTTTGTCCCGCGGAGGTTCCATTGATCGTATTGCGTTCTCCATAG
- a CDS encoding rhodanese-like domain-containing protein: MTPKELKSRLDLREMKKDSFYLLDVRNPNESEICTIKGTDLLIPVGELPSRLPEINSWKESGKDMIVYCRSGGRSAMACGILKQSGFTRVHNVEGGILLYSDEIDPSIAKY; the protein is encoded by the coding sequence ATGACCCCTAAAGAACTGAAGTCGAGATTGGATTTGAGAGAAATGAAAAAGGATTCGTTTTATCTTCTCGATGTGAGAAATCCGAACGAGTCGGAAATTTGCACGATCAAAGGAACCGATCTTTTGATTCCTGTAGGAGAACTTCCAAGCAGGCTTCCCGAAATCAATTCTTGGAAAGAATCTGGTAAAGATATGATTGTGTATTGTCGTTCCGGAGGACGTTCTGCCATGGCTTGTGGGATTTTAAAACAATCTGGTTTTACAAGAGTACATAATGTTGAAGGGGGAATTTTACTTTATTCGGACGAAATTGATCCTTCTATTGCTAAATATTAA
- a CDS encoding ABC-F family ATP-binding cassette domain-containing protein has translation MLQFIDIKHQYASAVLFSGFSWHIKPGSRVCLVGPNGSGKSTLFRIAEGKFIPDNGTVAKSKNTEISVFQQIPDFDPEASVVDTVLDKHKHYRQYSERLREINCKFDLVSHDSKEFTAILDEQSALEEYAFTYGIHKIESNARKVLGGLGFSNAQMEMKVREFSPGYQHRLGLAITLLNPGNLLLLDEPTNHLDNASKEWLAGYLNSTGQSFVLVTHDPEFLNATCDTIAELSPSGVIEFRGTLEEYFEHKNEFQEKLQAQFEKEEAYLKNRMEWIERFRAKATKARQVQSAIKKLEKRDKVEAPQESFWNSKSDYRFNFISSGKITVRIENGAFSYSGKAPYIFNNADLEISAGDKIAVVGPNGAGKSTFLRCLLEIHKLISGKIYYGPKTKIGYFSQNHHEELDPSKNLLQTVMSAYPDLTEQQARSLLGYFSFSDDSVYKQTNLLSGGEQSRLRLAMLVHFPANAIFLDEPTNHLDLVVRDNLRRALMAYEGSLLIISHDPEFLKDLCNRTISVDNGEIRDFNCTFSDYLNYNLQETIHPKLQRDSSTLKKGETRSKKNSDKNRIKKIQKELEQIETKIELLEKSKKNLEEVLADPGFFKNRSYQLEIDNLNEVKNEITHLTSTWESLQFELEDLSEKSKL, from the coding sequence TTGCTTCAATTTATCGATATAAAACATCAATACGCTTCAGCTGTATTGTTTAGCGGATTTTCCTGGCATATAAAACCTGGCTCTCGTGTTTGCCTTGTGGGTCCAAACGGTTCTGGCAAATCTACTTTATTTAGAATTGCAGAAGGGAAATTTATTCCGGACAACGGAACCGTAGCAAAATCAAAAAATACCGAAATTTCAGTTTTTCAACAGATACCGGACTTCGATCCAGAAGCTTCGGTCGTAGATACTGTATTAGACAAACATAAACATTATCGCCAGTATTCGGAACGATTGAGGGAAATCAATTGTAAGTTCGATCTTGTTTCCCACGATTCGAAAGAATTTACAGCAATCCTAGACGAACAAAGTGCTCTGGAAGAGTACGCCTTTACGTACGGAATTCACAAGATAGAATCCAATGCCCGTAAGGTTTTAGGGGGATTAGGATTTTCTAATGCTCAGATGGAAATGAAGGTTCGCGAGTTCTCTCCTGGTTATCAACACCGTCTTGGTTTGGCGATAACTCTTCTGAATCCAGGTAACTTACTTTTGTTGGACGAACCTACGAACCATTTGGATAACGCATCTAAGGAATGGCTTGCAGGTTATCTGAATTCCACAGGACAATCCTTTGTGCTTGTGACTCACGATCCCGAATTTTTGAATGCAACCTGCGATACAATTGCAGAACTTTCCCCTTCCGGAGTCATCGAATTTCGGGGAACCTTGGAAGAATATTTCGAACATAAAAATGAATTTCAGGAAAAGCTCCAAGCCCAATTCGAGAAAGAGGAAGCTTATCTTAAAAATAGAATGGAATGGATAGAGCGATTTCGTGCGAAGGCTACGAAGGCAAGACAGGTCCAATCTGCGATCAAAAAACTTGAAAAAAGAGATAAGGTGGAAGCGCCTCAGGAATCTTTCTGGAATTCCAAGTCCGATTATCGTTTTAATTTTATTTCTTCAGGAAAAATTACCGTAAGAATCGAAAACGGGGCCTTTTCGTATTCCGGTAAAGCTCCTTATATTTTCAACAACGCTGATTTAGAAATCTCCGCGGGAGATAAAATTGCAGTTGTCGGTCCGAATGGAGCTGGAAAGTCTACGTTTCTTCGTTGTCTATTAGAAATTCATAAACTAATTTCGGGAAAAATTTATTACGGACCGAAAACAAAAATCGGTTACTTCTCGCAAAATCATCACGAAGAACTGGATCCTTCCAAAAATTTGCTTCAAACCGTTATGTCCGCTTATCCCGATCTTACGGAACAACAAGCTAGAAGTCTTCTCGGTTATTTTTCTTTTTCAGATGATTCCGTTTATAAACAAACCAATCTTCTTTCGGGTGGGGAACAAAGTCGTCTTCGTCTTGCAATGCTCGTCCATTTTCCGGCCAATGCAATTTTCTTGGACGAGCCTACAAACCACCTGGATTTAGTCGTTCGGGATAATTTACGTCGAGCATTGATGGCTTATGAAGGTTCCCTTTTGATCATCTCTCATGATCCAGAGTTTTTAAAAGATCTCTGTAACCGTACCATTTCGGTAGATAACGGAGAGATCCGTGATTTCAATTGTACTTTCTCTGATTATCTGAATTACAATTTACAAGAAACAATACATCCTAAATTACAAAGAGACAGTTCTACCTTGAAAAAGGGGGAGACCCGTTCTAAAAAAAATTCTGACAAAAATCGAATCAAAAAAATTCAGAAAGAATTAGAGCAGATAGAAACCAAAATCGAACTTTTGGAAAAATCCAAAAAGAATTTGGAAGAAGTGTTGGCTGATCCAGGCTTTTTTAAAAATCGTAGTTATCAATTGGAGATAGACAACTTAAACGAAGTCAAAAATGAAATCACACATTTGACGTCTACATGGGAATCGCTTCAATTTGAGTTGGAAGATCTTTCAGAAAAGTCTAAGTTGTAA
- a CDS encoding DoxX family protein: MIQSFFSTQEFFSILFLRFGLAICIFPHGAQKLLGWFEGAGYEASMDYLVNTAEFPTILAILAILSEFFGSIALLLGLCTRLAAFGITCTLAIAGWTHKEIGFFMNWFGNQGGEGFEYHILTVSMGIALFLLGGGAWSLDSWIYDHIDS, encoded by the coding sequence ATGATTCAAAGTTTCTTCTCAACCCAAGAATTTTTTTCTATTCTTTTTCTTCGATTCGGTCTTGCAATCTGCATATTTCCCCACGGTGCCCAAAAACTTTTAGGCTGGTTCGAAGGTGCGGGTTATGAAGCTTCTATGGATTATCTGGTAAATACCGCCGAATTTCCGACCATTTTGGCCATATTAGCAATTCTATCGGAATTTTTCGGATCCATTGCCCTCCTATTGGGACTTTGTACAAGATTAGCGGCGTTTGGAATCACATGTACCTTGGCAATAGCCGGATGGACTCACAAAGAAATTGGCTTTTTTATGAATTGGTTCGGTAATCAAGGCGGAGAAGGATTTGAATATCACATTCTCACAGTTTCCATGGGAATCGCACTTTTTCTTCTCGGAGGTGGCGCCTGGTCTTTAGATTCCTGGATCTACGATCACATCGATTCCTAA
- a CDS encoding FecR family protein encodes MENKTDTPEFEGYARLLREKGTVSQLPAFDPNWVGMKPRFNVEDKIMSIPTNILRFPKTVWLTAAAVLLLMIGVWSSFRIPKAKPEIVQGTPLKAVVVFVKGQASIMRDIQTELHRGDLLNESDIILTNAGGVVDIGLTDSSVIRVKENSRLILKELRENNGSQIKINLTAGRLLNVVEKEKKGSNFYVETPSAVAGVRGTSFEVNASQNESMVFVVEGTVEVISLNTAGKIYTLETTKLITVNKDGEIESINLPKLNSTLPEYKDMRKNLENLGRELFLDLRDLKSAKTEEELSRIYNLNIEHIIMKDGRELRGVVVSQKKGKLVVQTLKGTYILDENAVDKIKY; translated from the coding sequence ATGGAAAATAAGACGGATACTCCCGAATTTGAAGGATACGCAAGACTCCTTAGGGAAAAGGGGACCGTATCTCAACTTCCGGCTTTCGATCCGAATTGGGTCGGAATGAAACCTCGTTTTAACGTAGAAGATAAAATCATGAGTATTCCTACGAATATTCTTCGTTTTCCGAAGACAGTTTGGTTAACGGCAGCGGCCGTTTTATTACTTATGATTGGCGTTTGGTCTAGTTTTCGGATTCCGAAAGCTAAACCTGAAATTGTTCAAGGGACTCCTCTTAAAGCAGTAGTAGTTTTTGTAAAGGGTCAAGCTTCTATTATGAGGGATATTCAAACAGAGTTACATCGCGGCGACCTTTTGAATGAGTCCGATATTATTCTTACCAATGCCGGAGGAGTCGTGGACATCGGCTTAACCGATTCCAGTGTAATTCGCGTAAAAGAAAATAGCAGATTGATTCTGAAAGAATTGAGAGAAAACAACGGCTCTCAGATCAAAATAAACTTAACCGCAGGTAGATTGTTAAACGTAGTCGAAAAAGAAAAAAAAGGAAGTAATTTCTATGTGGAAACTCCTTCTGCGGTTGCAGGTGTGAGAGGAACTTCTTTCGAAGTAAATGCGTCCCAAAACGAATCCATGGTATTTGTAGTGGAAGGGACGGTGGAAGTGATTTCTTTAAATACTGCTGGGAAAATATATACTTTAGAAACGACTAAGCTTATAACCGTAAATAAAGACGGAGAAATTGAATCGATCAATCTCCCTAAGCTGAATTCTACTCTCCCGGAATATAAAGATATGAGGAAGAATCTTGAAAATCTGGGTAGAGAACTTTTTTTAGATTTGCGGGATTTGAAGTCCGCAAAAACTGAAGAGGAATTGAGTAGAATTTATAACCTTAACATCGAGCATATCATCATGAAAGATGGGAGAGAATTGAGAGGTGTCGTTGTTTCTCAGAAAAAGGGAAAACTAGTGGTCCAAACTCTGAAAGGTACTTATATTCTAGACGAGAACGCTGTAGATAAGATTAAGTACTAA
- a CDS encoding RNA polymerase sigma factor, producing the protein MAHTSELEKLYNHNKDDLFHYIKKSFYDENSAQDILHDSFLNFFRYYEDKSIPDPTSCRMILFRIARNLMINHAKSYYQRNVSLVGEDVSSNFTSKTPSPEFSVLEKIDQSDVKNIIDSLLDTISPEYKEALLLRYQQDLKLEEISKILGMSISGVSRLIERAEKALAQEGKKIGFQPENYI; encoded by the coding sequence GTGGCACACACTTCCGAGTTAGAAAAACTCTATAACCACAATAAAGATGATTTATTTCATTATATAAAAAAATCGTTTTACGACGAAAATTCTGCGCAAGATATTTTGCACGATTCGTTTCTAAATTTTTTTCGATATTATGAAGATAAAAGCATTCCTGATCCGACTTCTTGCAGGATGATCCTTTTTAGAATCGCGAGAAATTTAATGATTAACCATGCGAAATCCTATTATCAGCGGAATGTATCTTTGGTAGGCGAAGATGTGAGCAGTAATTTTACATCTAAAACGCCAAGTCCTGAATTTTCCGTATTGGAAAAAATTGACCAATCGGATGTTAAAAATATCATCGATTCTCTTTTAGATACAATTTCCCCGGAATATAAAGAAGCTTTACTTTTAAGATACCAGCAGGATTTAAAACTAGAAGAGATTTCTAAAATTCTTGGGATGAGTATATCGGGCGTATCTAGACTCATCGAAAGGGCCGAAAAAGCTTTGGCTCAAGAAGGTAAAAAGATAGGTTTCCAACCTGAAAATTACATATAG
- a CDS encoding LA_0442/LA_0875 N-terminal domain-containing protein: MSRISKLTSSSGIFALIILISLPLSASTIVLKNGKTLQGKIVNQSRTEVQIEINGKIQIVPKTEISEINLKDPKKNEPKKVTTKPPSKTNDKIEQTAISSSWKETKWSISSRSAILPGWGQWKVGQKKWAVISFLLFTGAALYANNCKEKASAEENNYKSNSAAITIAAFMDPSLNPVSSDETVRATTLVTRILTTATITNPYFSNYDRATSQYNQAQWLLGAVYGLQLIHAFLFAKDYEKIQTLLFDSNPEGWKFSAVTVKSPINGFTEITPTAVYTVKF; this comes from the coding sequence ATGTCTCGAATATCTAAACTTACATCTTCTTCGGGAATTTTCGCTTTAATAATTCTAATTTCTTTACCGTTGTCGGCAAGCACGATCGTTCTTAAAAACGGAAAAACTCTTCAGGGTAAAATTGTAAACCAATCAAGAACCGAAGTCCAAATAGAAATTAACGGAAAAATACAGATCGTTCCCAAAACCGAAATTTCCGAGATCAATTTAAAAGATCCTAAAAAGAATGAGCCAAAAAAAGTCACTACGAAACCACCATCCAAAACCAACGACAAAATCGAACAAACAGCAATCTCATCCTCTTGGAAAGAAACGAAATGGTCCATATCCAGTAGATCCGCAATTCTTCCTGGTTGGGGTCAATGGAAAGTAGGACAAAAAAAATGGGCGGTTATCAGCTTTTTGTTGTTCACCGGCGCGGCGTTATACGCCAATAATTGTAAAGAAAAAGCCTCGGCGGAAGAAAACAACTATAAATCCAATTCTGCCGCAATCACTATTGCCGCCTTCATGGATCCAAGTTTAAACCCGGTCAGTTCTGACGAAACGGTTCGTGCAACCACCTTAGTTACGAGAATTTTAACCACGGCCACAATAACCAATCCTTATTTCAGCAACTATGATCGCGCGACATCCCAATACAACCAAGCCCAATGGCTGTTAGGTGCAGTTTACGGCTTACAATTGATTCACGCATTTTTATTTGCTAAGGATTACGAAAAAATACAAACCTTACTTTTCGATTCAAATCCCGAGGGATGGAAATTTTCAGCCGTTACCGTAAAAAGTCCAATCAACGGATTTACGGAAATCACACCTACTGCTGTTTACACGGTTAAATTTTGA
- the gpmI gene encoding 2,3-bisphosphoglycerate-independent phosphoglycerate mutase, protein MKLSKKYTFRSRKVLLVILDGVGYSPKGPEFGNAIAGAKLPFLNQVWNQFPTLHIQAHGKFVGMPSDEDMGNSEVGHNVLGSGRIFDQGAKLVSNSIASGDIFQGQAWKEVIDNTKKNNSTLHLLGLFSDGNVHAHIDHTKALILRAISEKVMKIRLHILLDGRDVPEKSALDYLNPFETWLDFLRKNGTDIRIASGGGRMTITMDRYEADWSMVERGWAIHVKGEGRKFSSAKEAIETFRAEDPKVIDQYLPSFVIAENGNPVGKIQDGDSVVFTNFRGDRAIEISLTFTEKNFDKFNRGSLPNIVYAGIMQYDGDLKIPERFLVAPPAIDRTLGEYMANSEIAQYALSETQKYGHVTYFWNGNKSGYFDQNSEEYREIQSDVIPFDQSPEMKALLITEALEKALNENKQDFYRVNYANGDMVGHTGNYPATVQAMEFLDGCLERLWKTCKKQNIVLLITADHGNADEMYQLDKKGNVEKNSQGKPIPKTSHTLNPVPFSVLDPERKIQLNSNLLNAGLANVAATILDVMGYETPEGYHSSLIQN, encoded by the coding sequence ATGAAGCTTTCAAAGAAATATACCTTTCGATCTAGAAAGGTTTTACTCGTTATCCTAGACGGTGTCGGTTATTCCCCTAAAGGCCCGGAGTTTGGAAACGCGATAGCGGGTGCTAAGCTTCCATTTTTAAATCAAGTTTGGAATCAATTTCCCACTCTTCACATCCAAGCTCATGGAAAATTCGTCGGTATGCCGTCCGATGAGGATATGGGAAACTCGGAAGTCGGACACAATGTTCTCGGTTCGGGGCGAATTTTCGACCAAGGAGCCAAATTAGTTTCCAATTCGATTGCATCAGGAGACATTTTCCAAGGTCAAGCTTGGAAAGAAGTTATTGATAACACAAAGAAGAATAACTCCACCTTACACTTGTTAGGTCTTTTTTCGGACGGAAACGTTCACGCCCATATTGATCATACAAAGGCGTTAATTTTACGGGCGATCTCCGAAAAAGTTATGAAAATCAGACTTCATATTCTTTTGGACGGGAGAGATGTTCCCGAAAAATCCGCATTAGATTATCTGAATCCTTTCGAAACCTGGCTGGATTTTCTTAGAAAAAACGGAACTGACATTCGTATCGCTTCCGGAGGCGGAAGGATGACGATTACGATGGATCGTTACGAAGCGGATTGGTCGATGGTAGAAAGAGGCTGGGCAATTCATGTAAAAGGAGAAGGCAGAAAATTCTCCTCTGCCAAAGAGGCCATAGAAACCTTTCGTGCGGAAGATCCGAAAGTAATCGATCAATATCTGCCTTCTTTTGTAATTGCGGAAAACGGAAATCCCGTCGGTAAAATTCAAGACGGTGATTCTGTAGTTTTTACGAATTTCAGAGGAGATAGAGCGATCGAAATTTCTTTGACGTTCACCGAAAAAAACTTCGATAAATTCAATCGTGGCTCTCTCCCTAATATTGTATATGCGGGAATCATGCAATACGACGGAGATCTAAAAATTCCGGAGCGCTTTTTAGTCGCCCCCCCTGCGATCGATCGGACGTTAGGAGAATACATGGCCAACTCAGAAATAGCGCAGTACGCGTTATCCGAAACACAAAAGTACGGACATGTAACGTATTTTTGGAACGGAAACAAGAGCGGTTACTTTGATCAAAATTCGGAAGAATATCGTGAAATCCAATCTGATGTGATTCCTTTCGATCAAAGCCCGGAAATGAAAGCCCTTCTGATCACAGAAGCTTTGGAAAAAGCCCTAAATGAAAACAAGCAGGACTTTTATCGAGTTAATTACGCCAATGGGGATATGGTGGGTCATACGGGAAATTATCCGGCCACAGTTCAAGCAATGGAATTTCTAGACGGTTGTTTGGAACGTCTTTGGAAAACATGCAAAAAACAGAATATTGTCTTATTGATTACAGCCGATCACGGTAATGCAGATGAGATGTATCAATTGGATAAAAAGGGAAACGTGGAAAAAAATTCTCAAGGGAAACCTATTCCTAAGACGAGTCACACGCTTAATCCAGTTCCTTTTTCCGTTCTGGATCCTGAAAGGAAAATCCAATTGAATTCAAATCTTCTCAACGCGGGTCTTGCAAATGTTGCGGCCACAATTTTAGACGTTATGGGATATGAAACTCCGGAAGGATATCATTCTTCCTTGATTCAGAATTAA
- a CDS encoding OmpA family protein — MRSKLQVILTLSILGFPFFIGLKAKDSSKKLGDAASWIPVRKQSSLQFASQQEKPKNTTANISGRETSNVEIGYKLLTGRILQFGKLLSTENAYIPIESNEITSELSKLNDKTVRILCSMRGSTCNPIRYEIYPFLNSKEIEPWTIKKIPDYVNHNIFAFNPTVSPDGKYLFWTAYIKRGKSGTQKIWYSKLDEKGFWEDGKEMNAPLNNEMPSAVISALPGGNELFVFGTFGEKELLDELGKDFETKGELAARSSKNSNEYRKRIEELRSEYDEKTKQITRRVPLYKSFKEKDSWSKPSILKFPDFYNLYRKKNDSSQEVFGGSTLSSSGRILIYSSQHKDSKGKLDLYVSKMLSDGTFPLGTNLGEVINTDHEEMAPFLASDDRTLYFSSDGRKGISIYMTKRIGDGWDQWTKPAEVSENLKGVNFFSIPANSDWAYISKDGQLFMAYLPKEMRPERVVVVNGKVTDTDENPLFAEIYYESLKSHEKIGSTKSDPSTGNFSIILPFGENYGFYAQKKGYLPVSQNLNLSSKKNFSEKVEVLLQLPPIQERGTIQINNLFFESKSFRIVPESEPELNRLAEVMKENPDIKIQIEGHTDNVGKKKDNLLLSEKRAIAIAEYLSQKHSIPMERIKTRGFGDSVPLSKNDSEEGRRKNRRVNFTILKRK, encoded by the coding sequence ATGCGCTCTAAACTTCAAGTAATACTGACTTTGTCGATCTTGGGTTTTCCTTTTTTCATAGGTCTTAAGGCCAAGGATTCCTCAAAGAAACTCGGTGACGCGGCTTCTTGGATCCCGGTTCGTAAACAAAGTTCCCTTCAATTCGCATCGCAACAGGAGAAACCGAAAAACACAACGGCAAACATTTCCGGCCGCGAAACATCAAATGTAGAAATTGGCTATAAATTATTGACAGGAAGGATACTCCAGTTTGGAAAATTGCTCAGTACAGAAAACGCATATATTCCAATCGAATCTAATGAGATTACTTCGGAACTTTCCAAACTCAATGATAAAACCGTAAGAATCCTCTGCAGTATGAGGGGTTCCACTTGCAATCCGATTCGTTACGAGATCTATCCGTTTCTTAACTCGAAAGAGATCGAACCTTGGACGATTAAAAAAATTCCAGATTACGTAAATCATAATATTTTTGCATTCAATCCGACTGTTTCCCCGGACGGGAAATATCTTTTCTGGACCGCTTATATCAAACGGGGAAAATCGGGAACTCAGAAGATCTGGTATTCAAAACTAGACGAGAAAGGATTTTGGGAAGACGGAAAAGAAATGAACGCACCTTTGAACAACGAAATGCCTTCCGCCGTTATTTCCGCATTGCCGGGGGGAAACGAACTTTTCGTTTTCGGAACGTTCGGCGAAAAAGAGCTTCTAGACGAACTCGGAAAAGACTTCGAAACAAAGGGGGAATTGGCGGCGCGTTCCTCCAAAAACTCCAACGAATACAGAAAAAGGATCGAGGAACTTAGAAGCGAATACGACGAAAAAACGAAGCAGATCACAAGAAGGGTTCCTCTTTATAAAAGTTTTAAGGAAAAGGATTCCTGGTCTAAGCCAAGTATATTAAAGTTTCCTGATTTTTATAATCTCTACAGAAAGAAAAACGATTCAAGCCAGGAAGTTTTCGGGGGCTCCACTCTTTCTTCTTCGGGAAGAATTTTGATCTATTCTTCCCAACATAAGGATTCCAAGGGGAAACTGGACCTTTATGTGAGTAAAATGTTAAGCGACGGAACCTTTCCTTTGGGAACAAATTTAGGTGAAGTTATTAATACGGATCACGAAGAGATGGCTCCGTTTTTAGCAAGCGATGATAGGACTCTTTATTTTTCCAGCGACGGACGAAAAGGGATTTCCATTTATATGACGAAAAGAATCGGAGACGGTTGGGATCAATGGACAAAACCGGCCGAAGTTTCGGAGAACCTGAAAGGTGTGAATTTTTTTTCGATTCCCGCGAACAGCGACTGGGCTTACATCAGTAAAGACGGTCAGTTGTTTATGGCCTACCTTCCCAAGGAGATGCGTCCTGAAAGAGTAGTGGTTGTAAATGGAAAGGTGACCGACACCGATGAAAATCCTCTCTTTGCCGAGATATATTACGAATCTTTAAAGTCTCATGAGAAAATTGGAAGCACAAAAAGTGATCCTTCCACCGGAAACTTCTCTATTATTCTTCCTTTCGGAGAAAATTACGGCTTTTACGCTCAGAAGAAGGGATATCTTCCTGTATCACAAAATTTGAATTTAAGTTCTAAAAAGAATTTTTCTGAAAAAGTGGAGGTTCTTTTGCAACTTCCTCCTATTCAAGAACGTGGAACAATTCAAATTAATAATTTATTTTTCGAATCCAAAAGTTTTCGAATCGTCCCAGAATCGGAGCCGGAACTTAATCGTCTCGCCGAGGTTATGAAAGAAAATCCAGATATTAAAATTCAAATCGAAGGCCATACAGACAATGTTGGAAAGAAAAAGGATAATCTTCTTCTTTCTGAAAAACGTGCGATAGCGATCGCCGAATATCTTTCCCAAAAACATTCGATTCCTATGGAAAGAATCAAGACCCGAGGTTTCGGAGACAGTGTTCCATTGAGTAAGAACGATTCCGAAGAAGGTCGTAGAAAAAATAGAAGGGTGAACTTTACTATTCTCAAAAGGAAATGA